A single Vidua chalybeata isolate OUT-0048 chromosome 20, bVidCha1 merged haplotype, whole genome shotgun sequence DNA region contains:
- the MKS1 gene encoding tectonic-like complex member MKS1 isoform X1 produces the protein MAGAARCGGSAVYRSRDPVRNLRLRVRIQRVAPAGPLLPRVPPLAGPESPGRADRAADAGAAPLRVTAASRAGAQRPPEDEEEEVEVGWQEKLFSQFEVDLYLNESACQTPLDWQYHEEIRKLEKAGGRKNCRIFTYTDHDRFTNLEELCQKVTDLDHEVPSYLVERMANVRRRRQDRRSVEASSLKSKIITWEPSEEFIKNNHVINTPVQTMYIMGDLGPYGKLGHREYENVLCTIKVDGNGVITVKPDFTGTKGAYRIELDGEKREVWEYTIENASAQVQPEEEEREQRVFRELYGRHRDYLSGLVGSDFEMPLPGTLRLLVNGEIVSAQGYEYDNLYVHFFLELPNQWSSSPFQQLSGVTQTCATKAVGLDNVAYFCYPFTVEMFYTQEDEDSLPQWPVLYFEVLSLDFWQRYRVEGYGSLVLPTCPGVHMLTIPTWRPVGLGPVAEMRRFFIGGSPELEDLTYIRIPSTFKGKRLSRFGFRTESTGSVTFRLCCLQQSRAFLENSALRKHMQSVLDRLGGFSQQSSVYNVLEAFQRARRRMQEARESLPQDLINTSASAVPQPLEP, from the exons ATGGCGGGCGCGGCGCGGTGTGGGGGTAGCGCCGTGTACCGCTCCCGGGACCCCGTCCGCAACCTGCGCCTACG GGTCCGTATCCAGCGGGTCGCGCCGGCCGGGCCTCTCCTGCCGCGGGTGCCGCCGCTCGCCGGCCCCGAgagcccgggccgggccgaTCGGGCCGCCGATGCGGGAGCGGCGCCGCTGCGGGTTACCGCGGCCTCTCGCGCAGGCGCCCAGAGACCTCcggaggacgaggaggaggaggtcgAGGTGGGGTGGCAGGAGAAACTCTTCAGCCAG TTTGAGGTGGATCTGTACCTGAATGAGTCAGCCTGCCAGACTCCCCTGGACTGGCAGTACCATGAGGAGATCCGGAAGCTGGAGAAGGCTGGAGGTCGGAAGAACTGTCGCATCTTCACCTACACTGACCACGACCGATTCACCAACCTAGAGGAG ctctgccagaaGGTAACTGACTTGGATCATGAAGTGCCATCGTATCTGGTTGAGAGGATGGCCAATGTGAGGAGGAGAAGACAGGACCGTAGGTCTGT AGAAGCAAGTTCTCTGAAGTCAAAAATCATCACCTGGGAACCTTCAGAAGAATTTATAAAGAACAATCATGTAATTAACACACCTGTCCAGACCATGTACATTATGGGGGACTTGGGACCTTATGGGAA GCTTGGTCACAGGGAGTACGAAAATGTGCTTTGCACAATCAAGGTGGATGGCAATGGGGTGATCACAGTGAAGCCTGACTTCACTGGCACCAAAGGAGCCTACCG GATCGAGCTGGATGGGGAGAAGCGAGAGGTGTGGGAATACACTATTGAGAATGCATCTGCCCAGGTgcagccagaggaggaggagcgtGAGCAGCGTGTGTTCAGAGAA CTGTACGGGCGGCACAGGGATTACCTCAGTGGGCTCGTGGGCTCAGACTTTGAAATG CCTCTTCCTGGTACTCTGAGACTTCTCGTGAATGGAGAAATAG TTTCAGCTCAAGGCTATGAGTATGACAACCTTTATGTGCATTTTTTCCTGGAGCTGCCTAACC AGTGGTCAAGCTCCCCgttccagcagctctcaggagtGACTCAGACCTGTGCCACCAAGGCAGTGGGCTTG GATAATGTGGCATACTTCTGCTACCCCTTCACTGTGGAGATGTTTTACACCCAAGAAGATGAAG ACAGTCTCCCTCAGTGGCCTGTTCTCTACTTTGAGGTCCTATCCCTGGATTTCTGGCAGAGGTATCGTGTGGAAGGATACGGGTCCTTGGTGCTGCCGACATGTCCAG GTGTCCACATGCTCACCATCCCCACCTGGCGTCCTGTGGGTCTGGGACCTGTTGCTGAAATGAGGAGGTTTTTCATTGGGGgatctcctgagctggaggactTAACCTACATCCGGATACCATCGACCTTCAAG GGAAAGCGCTTGAGCCGCTTTGGTTTCCGGACAGAGAGCACAGGGAGCGTCACGTTCCGGCTCTGTTGCCTGCAGCAGTCCAG AGCCTTTCTGGAGAACAGTGCCCTGAGAAAGCACATGCAGAGTGTACTGGACCGACTGGGAGGCTtcagccagcagagctctgtctACAATGTTTTGG AGGCTTTCCAGCGGGCACGGCGCCGGATGCAGGAAGCACGGGAGAGCCTTCCCCAGGACCTCATCAACacttctgcctctgctgtgccccagccacTGGAGCCGTGA
- the MKS1 gene encoding tectonic-like complex member MKS1 isoform X2, with amino-acid sequence MAGAARCGGSAVYRSRDPVRNLRLRVRIQRVAPAGPLLPRVPPLAGPESPGRADRAADAGAAPLRVTAASRAGAQRPPEDEEEEVEVGWQEKLFSQFEVDLYLNESACQTPLDWQYHEEIRKLEKAGGRKNCRIFTYTDHDRFTNLEELCQKVTDLDHEVPSYLVERMANVRRRRQDRREASSLKSKIITWEPSEEFIKNNHVINTPVQTMYIMGDLGPYGKLGHREYENVLCTIKVDGNGVITVKPDFTGTKGAYRIELDGEKREVWEYTIENASAQVQPEEEEREQRVFRELYGRHRDYLSGLVGSDFEMPLPGTLRLLVNGEIVSAQGYEYDNLYVHFFLELPNQWSSSPFQQLSGVTQTCATKAVGLDNVAYFCYPFTVEMFYTQEDEDSLPQWPVLYFEVLSLDFWQRYRVEGYGSLVLPTCPGVHMLTIPTWRPVGLGPVAEMRRFFIGGSPELEDLTYIRIPSTFKGKRLSRFGFRTESTGSVTFRLCCLQQSRAFLENSALRKHMQSVLDRLGGFSQQSSVYNVLEAFQRARRRMQEARESLPQDLINTSASAVPQPLEP; translated from the exons ATGGCGGGCGCGGCGCGGTGTGGGGGTAGCGCCGTGTACCGCTCCCGGGACCCCGTCCGCAACCTGCGCCTACG GGTCCGTATCCAGCGGGTCGCGCCGGCCGGGCCTCTCCTGCCGCGGGTGCCGCCGCTCGCCGGCCCCGAgagcccgggccgggccgaTCGGGCCGCCGATGCGGGAGCGGCGCCGCTGCGGGTTACCGCGGCCTCTCGCGCAGGCGCCCAGAGACCTCcggaggacgaggaggaggaggtcgAGGTGGGGTGGCAGGAGAAACTCTTCAGCCAG TTTGAGGTGGATCTGTACCTGAATGAGTCAGCCTGCCAGACTCCCCTGGACTGGCAGTACCATGAGGAGATCCGGAAGCTGGAGAAGGCTGGAGGTCGGAAGAACTGTCGCATCTTCACCTACACTGACCACGACCGATTCACCAACCTAGAGGAG ctctgccagaaGGTAACTGACTTGGATCATGAAGTGCCATCGTATCTGGTTGAGAGGATGGCCAATGTGAGGAGGAGAAGACAGGACCGTAG AGAAGCAAGTTCTCTGAAGTCAAAAATCATCACCTGGGAACCTTCAGAAGAATTTATAAAGAACAATCATGTAATTAACACACCTGTCCAGACCATGTACATTATGGGGGACTTGGGACCTTATGGGAA GCTTGGTCACAGGGAGTACGAAAATGTGCTTTGCACAATCAAGGTGGATGGCAATGGGGTGATCACAGTGAAGCCTGACTTCACTGGCACCAAAGGAGCCTACCG GATCGAGCTGGATGGGGAGAAGCGAGAGGTGTGGGAATACACTATTGAGAATGCATCTGCCCAGGTgcagccagaggaggaggagcgtGAGCAGCGTGTGTTCAGAGAA CTGTACGGGCGGCACAGGGATTACCTCAGTGGGCTCGTGGGCTCAGACTTTGAAATG CCTCTTCCTGGTACTCTGAGACTTCTCGTGAATGGAGAAATAG TTTCAGCTCAAGGCTATGAGTATGACAACCTTTATGTGCATTTTTTCCTGGAGCTGCCTAACC AGTGGTCAAGCTCCCCgttccagcagctctcaggagtGACTCAGACCTGTGCCACCAAGGCAGTGGGCTTG GATAATGTGGCATACTTCTGCTACCCCTTCACTGTGGAGATGTTTTACACCCAAGAAGATGAAG ACAGTCTCCCTCAGTGGCCTGTTCTCTACTTTGAGGTCCTATCCCTGGATTTCTGGCAGAGGTATCGTGTGGAAGGATACGGGTCCTTGGTGCTGCCGACATGTCCAG GTGTCCACATGCTCACCATCCCCACCTGGCGTCCTGTGGGTCTGGGACCTGTTGCTGAAATGAGGAGGTTTTTCATTGGGGgatctcctgagctggaggactTAACCTACATCCGGATACCATCGACCTTCAAG GGAAAGCGCTTGAGCCGCTTTGGTTTCCGGACAGAGAGCACAGGGAGCGTCACGTTCCGGCTCTGTTGCCTGCAGCAGTCCAG AGCCTTTCTGGAGAACAGTGCCCTGAGAAAGCACATGCAGAGTGTACTGGACCGACTGGGAGGCTtcagccagcagagctctgtctACAATGTTTTGG AGGCTTTCCAGCGGGCACGGCGCCGGATGCAGGAAGCACGGGAGAGCCTTCCCCAGGACCTCATCAACacttctgcctctgctgtgccccagccacTGGAGCCGTGA